The DNA segment AAACCACTCGTTTGAGTGGTTTTTGTGAAGGCAGAAGGATTCGAACCTTCGACCGTCCCGATTATAAATCGGGATGCTCTATCCAGCAAAACTATCGATTCCATTCTCCTATTAATTTTTCAACTCTTGTTCTACTTTTCCATTTCTTGACTTCCAATTCCCTTTTATAAGCCAATGATTTGGTTTCAAACTCTTCATAATAAATTACGAACCAGTCTTTTGCTTTTGCCGTAAATCCTGAGTGATTAGACAAATGCTTACGCAAACGCTCGTGCAAACTTTCGGAAGTATGACCAATATAATATTGATTCAACTCCTTTGAATATAAAATATAGAAGTAATTCATTTCTTTTAGATCTAAAATAGAAACAAAAAAACCACTCGGTTGAGTGGTTTTTGTGAAGGCAGAAGGATTCGAACCTTCGACCGTCCCGATTAAAAATCGGGATGCTCTATCCAGCAAAACTATCGATTCGATTCTCCTATTAATTTTTCAACTCTTGTTCTACTTTTCCATTTCTTGACTTCCAATTCCCTTTTATAAGCCAATGATTTGGTTTCAAACTCTTCATAATAAATTACGAACCAGTCTTTTGCTTTTGCCGTAAATCCTGAGTGATTAGACAAATGCTTACGCAAACGCTCGTGCAAACTTTCGGAAGTATGACCAATATAATATTGATTCAACTCCTTTGAATATAAAATATAGAAGTAATTCATTTCTTTTAGATCTAAAATAGAAACAAAAAAACCACTCGGTTGAGTGGTTTTTGTGAAGGCAGAAGGATTCGAACCTTCGACCGTCCCGATTAAAAATCGGGATGCTCTATCCAGCAAAACTATCGATTCGATTCTCCTATTAATTTTTCAACTCTTGTTCTACTTTTCCATTTCTTGACTTCCAATTCCCTTTTATAAGCCAATGATTTGGTTTCAAACTCTTCATAATAAATTACGAACCAGTCTTTTGCTTTTGCCGTAAATCCTGAGTGATTAGACAAATGCTTACGCAAACGCTCGTGCAAACTTTCGGAAGTATGACCAATATAATATTGATTCAACTCCTTTGAATATAAAATATAGAAGTAATTCATTTCTTTTAGATCTAAAATAGAAACAAAAAAACCACTCGGTTGAGTGGTTTTTGTGAAGGCAGAAGGATTCGAACCTTCGACCGTCCCGATTAAAAATCGGGATGCTCTATCCAGCAAAACTATCGATTCGATTCTCCTATTAATTTTTCAACTCTTGTTCTACTTTTCCATTTCTTGACTTCCAATTCCCTTTTATAAGCCAATGATTTGGTTTCAAACTCTTCATAATAAATTACGAACCAGTCTTTTGCTTTTGCCGTAAATCCTGAGTGATTAGACAAATGCTTACGCAAACGCTCGTGCAAACTTTCGGAAGTATGACCAATATAATATTGATTCAACTCCTTTGAATATAAAATATAGAAGTAATTCATTTCTTTTAGATCTAAAATAGAAACAAAAAAACCACTCGGTTGAGTGGTTTTTGTGAAGGCAGAAGGATTCGAACCTTCGACCGTCCCGATTAAAAATCGGGATGCTCTATCCAGCAAAACTATCGATTCGATTCTCCTATTAATTTTTCAACTCTTGTTCTACTTTTCCATTTCTTGACTTCCAATTCCCTTTTATAAGCCAATGATTTGGTTTCAAACTCTTCATAATAAATTACGAACCAGTCTTTTGCTTTTGCCGTAAATCCTGAGTGATTAGACAAATGCTTACGCAAACGCTCGTGCAAACTTTCGGAAGTATGACCAATATAATATTGATTCAACTCCTTTGAATATAAAATATAGAAGTAATTCATTTCTTTTAGATCTAAAATAGAAACAAAAAAACCACTCGGTTGAGTGGTTTTTGTGAAGGCAGAAGGATTCGAACCTTCGACCGTCCCGATTAAAAATCGGGATGCTCTATCCAGCAAAACTATCGATTCGATTCTCCTATTAATTTTTCAACTCTTGTTCTACTTTTCCATTTCTTGACTTCCAATTCCCTTTTATAAGCCAATGATTTGGTTTCAAACTCTTCATAATAAATTACGAACCAGTCTTTTGCTTTTGCCGTAAATCCTGAGTGATTAGACAAATGCTTACGCAAACGCTCGTGCAAACTTTCGGAAGTATGACCAATATAATATTGATTCAACTCCTTTGAATATAAAATATAGAAGTAATTCATTTCTTTTAGATCTAAAATAGAAACAAAAAAACCACTCGGTTGAGTGGTTTTTGTGAAGGCAGAAGGATTCGAACCTTCGACCGTCCCGATTAAAAATCGGGATGCTCTATCCAGCAAAACTATCGATTCGATTCTCCTAATAATTTTTCAACTCTTGTTCTACTTTTCCATTTCTTGACTTCCAATTCCCTTTTATAAGCCAATGATTTGGTTTCAAACTCTTCATAATAAATTACGAACCAGTCTTTTGCTTTTGCCGTAAATCCTGAGTGATTAGACAAATGCTTACGCAAACGCTCGTGCAAACTTTCGGAAGTATGACCAATATAATATTGATTCAACTCCTTTGAATATAAAATATAGAAGTAATTCATTTCTTTTAGATCTAAAATAGAAACAAAAAAACCACTCGGTTGAGTGGTTTTTGTGAAGGCAGAAGGATTCGAACCTTCGACCGCCTGCTTAGAAGGCAGGTGCTCTATCCAGCTGAGCTATGCCTCCATTAATCATTAAATTAACTAATTAAAAGAAAACTTAATAATTAGTCGGGGTGGCAGGATTCGAACCTGCGGCCTCCTGCTCCCAAAGCAGGCGCGATAACCGAGCTACGCTACACCCCGAAGTGCAAAAAAAGCGGAGAGTAAGGGATTCGAACCCTTGGTACAGTTTCCCATACGCATGTTTAGCAAACATGTCCTTTCGGCCACTCAGGCAACTCTCCAATAAATATGAACTTATATTTCTTTTAAGCGGTTGCAAATGTAGGGTTCTATTCTATATTTCACAAATTATTGACCTCTTTTTTTTAATGTTTTTTTACTCCCTATTCAAAAACATTAACAATCAAATGCATAGCTATTTTTCAATGAAACCTTTTTTGTTTTTCTTATAATGAATATTGATAAAAGAATATTGAATAATAATATTTCAAGGTTTTCCGATATCCAAACATAATAATATCAAAAATGTAATTTAGTATTTACCCAAAATGATTAAATTAGCATCTCAAACAAAATAACTCTTCATCATGCTCAAAAAAGTCGTCATCGTTTCCGCTGTCAGAACTCCTATTGGAAGCTTTATGGGAGGATTATCCACCGTTGCTGCGCCAAGATTAGGAGCAATTGCCATAAAAGGAGCGCTAGACAAGATACAACTCGACGCCAATTTGGTTAATGAAGTTTTTATGGGCAATGTGGCTCAAGCCGGCATAGGTCAAGCTCCAGCCAGACAAGCCGCAATTTATGCAGGTTTACCAAATTCCGTGGCCTGCACTACCGTCAATAAAGTTTGTGCCTCGGGAATGAAATCGGTGATGTTGGGTGCACAAGCAATCCAATGCGGCGATGCCGAAATCGTGGTTGCCGGAGGAATGGAAAACATGAGTTTGATTCCGCATTACATACATTTGAGAAACGGATATAAATTTGGCCCAGCAACAATGATTGACGGAATGCAGAAAGATGGACTGACTGATGCTTACGACAACAACGCCATGGGCGTTTGTGCCGACTTATGTGCAGCCGAATACAAAATTACCCGTGAAGAGCAAGATAACTTCGCAATTCAATCGTATGAGCGTTCTGCAAAAGCTTGGGAAGACGGAAAATTTGACAACGAAATAGTTTCTGTGGCAGTTCCGCAAAGAAAAGGCGATCCAATTATCATTTCCAAGGATGAAGAATTCACTAATGTAAAATTAGACAAAATCCCCTCATTGAATGCAGTTTTCACAAAAGACGGAACCGTGACAGCAGCCAATGCATCCACAATAAATGATGGCGCTGCAGCCTTGGTGTTAATGAGCGAAGAAAAAGCATCATCATTGGGATTAAAACCTTTGGCATACATCAAAAGTTATGCTGATGCAGCCCAAGAGCCTAAATGGTTTACCACCACTCCTTCAAAAGCCATCCCTAAAGCATTGGAAAAAGCTGGATTGAC comes from the Flavobacterium limnophilum genome and includes:
- a CDS encoding GIY-YIG nuclease family protein — translated: MLDRASRFLIGTVEGSNPSAFTKTTQPSGFFVSILDLKEMNYFYILYSKELNQYYIGHTSESLHERLRKHLSNHSGFTAKAKDWFVIYYEEFETKSLAYKRELEVKKWKSRTRVEKLIGEWNR
- a CDS encoding GIY-YIG nuclease family protein — translated: MNYFYILYSKELNQYYIGHTSESLHERLRKHLSNHSGFTAKAKDWFVIYYEEFETKSLAYKRELEVKKWKSRTRVEKLLGESNR
- a CDS encoding acetyl-CoA C-acyltransferase, encoding MLKKVVIVSAVRTPIGSFMGGLSTVAAPRLGAIAIKGALDKIQLDANLVNEVFMGNVAQAGIGQAPARQAAIYAGLPNSVACTTVNKVCASGMKSVMLGAQAIQCGDAEIVVAGGMENMSLIPHYIHLRNGYKFGPATMIDGMQKDGLTDAYDNNAMGVCADLCAAEYKITREEQDNFAIQSYERSAKAWEDGKFDNEIVSVAVPQRKGDPIIISKDEEFTNVKLDKIPSLNAVFTKDGTVTAANASTINDGAAALVLMSEEKASSLGLKPLAYIKSYADAAQEPKWFTTTPSKAIPKALEKAGLTLNDVDYFEFNEAFAVVGLVTAKILGLDDSKVNVNGGAVSLGHPLGCSGARIIVTLLNVLDQNKGKIGAAAICNGGGGASAIVVEKY
- a CDS encoding GIY-YIG nuclease family protein → MLDRASRFLIGTVEGSNPSAFTKTTQPSGFFVSILDLKEMNYFYILYSKELNQYYIGHTSESLHERLRKHLSNHSGFTAKAKDWFVIYYEEFETKSLAYKRELEVKKWKSRTRVEKLIGESNR